From the Oncorhynchus keta strain PuntledgeMale-10-30-2019 chromosome 13, Oket_V2, whole genome shotgun sequence genome, the window TTCTAGTGTTCCTATGGCATGGTTATCATAGACATTCAGTGCATAGAAATTCCATCTATAGTTCAGTACCAACCTGTTGGCAATGAGCTGTACTACTTAGATGAGGAactgcactgaacaaaaatataaacacaacatgtaaagtgttcgtcccatgtttcatgagttgaaataaaagatcccagaaatgttccatacgcacaaaaatctTATTTATTTCAAGTTTTGTACACACATTTgattacattcctgttagtgagcatttctcccttgtcaagataatccatcaagctgacaggtgtggcatattaagctgacaggtgtggcatatcaagaagctgattaaacaacatgatcgtTATAccagtgcaccttgtgctggggacaataaaaggccactctaaaatgtgcacaatgccacagatgtctcaagttttgagggagcgtgcaattggcatgctgactgcaggaatgtctaccagagctgctgccagagaattgaatgtgaATTTGTCATTGTTTTTTAAAAAGATTTTGGCAGTAGGTCCAACCAAGcctggttatggtatgggcaggcataagctacggacaacgaacacaattgcattttatcaatggacatgtgaatgcacagagatactgtgacgagatcctgacgtccatgttgtgccattcatccgccgccatcacctcatgtttcagcatgataatgcatggccccatgttgcaagtatctgtacacaattcctggaagccgaaaatgtcccagttcttccatggcctgcatactcaccagacatgctctggatcgacgtgtacaacagtgtgttccagttcctgccaatatccagcaacaacGCACAGCCATAGCAAaggagtgggacaatattccacaggGCACAATCAACGGCCTGATCaactatgcaaaggagatgttgCACTACATGAgccaaatggtggtcacaccagatactgactggttttctgatccacggccccacttttaaggtatctgtgaccagatgcatatctgtattccaagtcatgtgaaatccatagattagggcctattgaatgtatttcaattgactgatttccttatatgaactgtaactgagtcaaatctttgaaattgttacgtttatatttttcctcattatacacactatattatactacactactatacgtatatctatattatacacagtgtaaaaaaacattaaggacaccagctctttccatgacagactgacttggtgaatctaggtgaaagctatgatcccttattgatgtcacttgttaaatccacttcaatcagtatagatgaaggggaggacacaggttaaataaatatttttaagccttgagactaattgagacatggattgtgtatgtgtgccattcagagggtgaatggaaaagccaaaagattgaagtgcctttgaacggggtatggtagtaggtgcaaggcccaccagtttgtgtcaagaactgcaacgctgctgggtttttcctgCTCTACAGTTTgtcatgtgtatcaagaatggtacaCCATCCAAATGATATCCAGCCAAATTGACACCTGTGGGagacattggagtcaacatgggccagcattctgTGGAatgcttgacaccttgtagagtccatgctccaactaattgaggctgttctgagggcaaaagggggggtgcaactcaatattaagaaagtgttcatgttttgtacactcagtgtatattaataTATAATATGTACCTGTTGGCAATGAGCTGTAGTATCTGGATGAGGAACTTGCCCAGTCCTTTCCTCCTTACTCTGCTTTCCAACTGGACCTCATAACTACAAAAAATAACACATCAACATCCAGAAGAAACCCAATATGCAATACCATTCGACAACAATCCCTTTCAATAGTAGTGCCACTCAACTGTATTTCTTTGATTCCTCACAGTCTCCTTCCTACTCGTCTCCTTCTCAAAGCACATTGGAGCCGAAGATCTGAGATCCCTACCCTAGGATCTTTACATATGGATTTGGAGAAGTAGACGAGGAGGGAAGACACGATAAATCAAGATTCACCCTATCAGTTCAATTTTCCATAAAAGGTGACATTGAGGGAGTTCGGTTAAGCTGAACTGCAGTGCACCATGGTATGGCCCGTGACGTGAACAGGCAAAAGCAGTAAGGGAGGCGCTCCCTTCTCAAATCGAACAATAATTTGCGCTCGTCATGTTAGCAAGGCAGCATGACGCATCGTTCAGAAACATACATCTCTTTTCTATGAAATATATGTTAGAATTTTCGAACACATTTTTCATTGGGAAGGCCAAGCGTTTTTATCAAAAGCAATCACGTTTGCATGTGAAAACACAGAACCCCACTCATTACTCCACCTCCTTAACCTACATCACTTTTGTTTGGGGAAGACTTCCCGTGGCTCATGGTTCCATAATGCAATCAATGCTTACCGGGGGCATTAATCGAATCCCCTCCACCATAACCCTTACCAGTATAGCACCTCCTCTCCGCACTCGACGTCGAATCGGAAGTGAGAGAAGGCCACGGGGGAGGAGTCTGTGTCTCTGACCAGGAGATACCACGCCCTCTCGTCATCCATCTCATCCcgcttttctctctccttccatccccactCACTCTGCTTGTACCTGCAGCCCAGAAGCAGCAGAATAGAGAGGGAATTACAAGAGGGAAATGTTAATGTTaaacacactcacatatacactaGCGCAGCAAATTTCTGTCAATTTTGCTGTCACCTAAAACAACCCCCATTAACCGGTATGAACCATTAACAGTAAAAATACCTGACCAAGAGAAAATACTATACACGGGTACAAGGAACCGTCATTTTCCAATAAGAGCATAAAAAAACGTGACAATAGCAAGTCTCATATTATTTACTACTTTAATGAAGCAGATAATGTAATACAAAATGTCAAACATTTGGCTCAAATGTAATTTGCGAGAAAATACTGGTATAAAAGACGCACCTTATCATGCAAGCGGTTTCATGTCACAAGATATTAACATTTCCGTTTGAAACTTATAGGGAAAATTGAAATATGCAACAACTTGGATGGGATGTTaatgactaggattgtgcctttaGTTTCTGGACAACAAAACTAACACGGAACCCAGACCGGCTGCGCGCGTGtgccattacatttacatttacatttacatttaagtcatttagcagacactcttatccagagcgacttacaaattggtgcattcaccttatgacatccagtggaacagccactttacaatagtgcatctaaatcttttaggggggtgagaaggattacttatcctatcctaggtattccttaaagaggtgggatttcaggtgtctccggaaggtggtgattgactccgctgtcctggcgtcgtgagggagtttgttccaccattggggggccagagcagcgaacagttttgactgggctgagtgggaactgtacttcctcagtggtagggaggcgagcaggccagaggtggatgaacgcagtgcccttgtttgggtgtagggcctgatcagagcctggaggtactgaggtgccgttcccctcacagctccgtaggcaagcaccatggtcttgtagcggatgcgagcttcaactggaagccagtggagagagcggaggagcggggtgacgtgagagaacttgggaaggttgaacaccagacgggctgcggcgttctggatgagttgtaggggtttaatggcacaggcagggagcccagccaacagcgagttgcagtaatccagacgggagatgacaagtgcctggattaggacctgcgccgcttcctgtgtgaggcagggtcatactctgcggatgttgtagagcatgaacctacaggaacgggccaccgccttgatgttagttgagaatgacagggtgttgtccaggatcacgccaaggttcttagctctctgggaggaggacacaatggagttgtcaaccgtgatggcgagatcatggaacgggcagtccttccccgggaggaagagcagctccgtcttgccgaggttcagcttgaggtggtgatccgtcatccacactgatatgtctgccagacatgcagagatgcgattcgccacctggtcatcagaagggggaaaggagaagattaattgtgtgtcgtctgcatagcaatgataggagagaccatgtatcgtgcataaatgtattttgcccCCCCTACGCCAAACGCGATCACGaaacgcaggttaaaatatcaaaaactCTGAACcaaattacattaatttgggcacaggtcgaaaagcattaaacatgtatggcaatatagctagttagcttgcacttgctagctaatatgTCCTATTtaagctagcttgctgttgcagGATAATTTGTCCTGGAtattgtgcatttcaggtaaaagaataactcaatgtttatatcccaggacaaattagctagcaagtgcaagctaactaactaaattgccataaatgtttaatgctttttgacctctccccaaattaatataattggttcagagtttgttttgatattttaacctgcgtgtcgtgatcgcgtttggtgtgggggggcaaaataaatgtatgcacgatggcgcatgcgtttgggttccgtgttagttGTTTCAGAAATTGACCAACTA encodes:
- the LOC118392765 gene encoding N-alpha-acetyltransferase 40-like, encoding MQTLYKQSEWGWKEREKRDEMDDERAWYLLVRDTDSSPVAFSHFRFDVECGEEVLYCYEVQLESRVRRKGLGKFLIQILQLIANRFEIDDTSPSMSGCCSDDCTYEILSRQTKHAEASGHSHGGGGHCGGCCH